CAGTAGAGATAACAACTAAATCAGCTTTGTATTCTCCTTTGTTAGTTTTGATACCAACAACTTTTCCATCTTTTTCTATTATCTCTTGAACTGCCTCTTCAAGATGTAACTCTACACCTTCATGAGCTCTGATTTCTTCTTCCATAACATCAGTAATCTCTTTATCAAAACTTTCAAGAAGAACTCTTTCTCCTAATTGTATAAGTCTAACGCTTCTTTTTCCTAAGTGTTTAGCTGCTTCTACAACTTCAATACCAATATACCCAGCTCCAACAACTATAATATCTTGGATTTCCTCTTTCATCATCTCTTCTTTTAAAATTATACCATCAGTATAATCCTTTAGAGTATAAACTCCCTTTGCAGAAAGATTTTTTATTGGAGGCATAATAGCATGAGCTCCTGTTGCCACCATAAGTTTGTCATAGTTATCTTTAAAAATTTCCCCAGTTACTAAGTTTTTAATAGTAATCTCTTTTTTCTCAATATCAATACCAATAACTTCATGCTTGATTTTGATATTCATTCCTGCTTCAATAAATTTTTCAACAGGTCTAGCAATCATGTTGTTTGGATCTTCATAGAAGTTTCCAACATAATAAGGAAGTCCACAAGCTCCCCATGAAACGATTTCAGTTTTTTCATAGATAACAATTTCAGCATTCTTATCTATTCTACTAGCTTTAGCTGCAGCTGACATTCCAGCAGCAACACCACCAATAATAATGATTTTCATAATACCCTCCTATATTTCATATAGTCTTCAAAAAGACATTACGATAGATAGTATAGCATAAAATCTAAAATAAGACTAGTGGTGTCTATTAATTTTTTTTGAAATGTAGTATAATATTGATAGAATAATTAGGATTAAAAATAAAAATTAGACTAAAAGTAGATTGAGGTGGAAAAGATGGTAAAGATTAAAACAAAAAAATATTCAACAACATTAAAATTAATACTTTTAAAAGCAGTAAATGATCTATTTCCAAATAGAAAGGTAATCATAGATAACTCCTTAAATAATGGTGTATATGGTTATATAGAAAAGTTTTCTCTAACTGAAGAAGATGTAGAAAAAATTTCTAATAAGATGAAAGAGATAATAGAAAAAAATTATCCAATAGAATTAATTAGTAATAATAATGAAGAATTAAAAGCTAGAAGCAGCGAGATAGAAAGAGAAGATGTAAGAAAACTTTTGGATAATAGTGGTTGGACAAGTATAATGGAATATGCAATAGATGGATATCATGACTATGTTTATGAAAGACCATATAAATTTACTGGAGATGTAGATTTATTTGAACTAACAAAATATAATAATGGATTTATTTTAAAATATCCACTTACAGAGGAAAAAGTATTACCACCTAAAATAGATACTCCTAAGTTAGCAAAAGTATTTGATGATGCAGGAAGATGGAATCAAATACTGGGAGTAGATACTTTAGGAAGTCTAAATGAAAAAGTTTTACATAAGGAGATAGGGGAATTAATAAGAGTAAACGAAGCTCTACATCATAAAGAAATAGCTAAAATAGCAGAGCAAATATCTAAAAATGATAAGATAAAATTGGTTACGATAGCAGGACCATCGTCATCTGGTAAAACAACATTCAGTAAAAGGCTATATATTCATTTAAGGGCTAATGGGATAAATCCAATAGTAATATCACTGGATAACTATTATATAGGAAGAGCTAACGTTCCTTTAGATGAAAATGGACAAAAGGATTTTGAAACAATAGAAGCTCTTGATTTAAAACTTTTAAACCAAAATTTAAAAGAGTTGATAGATGGAAAAGAGGTAGAGATACCTGAATATAACTTTATTACAGGTGAAAGAGAAAAAGTAGGAAATATGATGAAAGTTCCAGAGAAAAATGGAATAATTATAATAGAGGGAATACATGGGTTAAATGAAAGGCTTACTTCTGAAATTCCTAGAGAAAACAAATTTAAAATATACATTAGTTGTCTAACTCAATTGAATATAGATAAGCATAATAGAATATCTACAAGTGATGTGAGAGAGATAAGAAGATTAGTTAGAGATAGCCTTTCAAGAGAGGAGAAAGGAGAGGGAACTCTAGCAATGTGGGCTTCTGTAAGAAGAGGAGAAGAAAAACATATTTTCCCTTATCAAGAGGAAGCAGATGCACTGTTTAATAGTAATCTTGTATATGAATTGGGAATATTAAAAAGTTATGCTTTGAGAGAGCTTATTAAAATAAGTCCAAATAGTCCATATTATGATGAAGCAAAGAGAATAATGAGATTTTTATATTGTTTTGTAGATATAAAAGCTGATTTAGTTCCAGATGACTCTATCTTGAAAGAGTTTATAGGTGGAAGTATTTTTTATAAATACTAATAAATTTTTTGATAATAAATAAAAAATAAAGAGCAAGTTTAATTTAATTCACTAACTTGCTCTTTTTATTTTCTTAGTATTTTCTCTGGATTTTTATATATTATTTAATACCTTTTTCTGAGAAATATTTTTCAGCACCTGGGTGTAATTTAATACTCATACCTTCTAATCCTGTATCATCTTTTATAAATTCTCCTACTTTATGAGCAGCTTTTATTCTATCACTATTAGCATACATAGATTTTAACATATTATAAACCATATCTTCAGATAATTTAGAGCTTACTACAAGCATAGATTGAACTGTTAGTGTTTGTGCATCTTCTTTTTGAGTACTATAAGTTCCACCTTTGATTTTATAATCAGTGTAGTAAGAGTATTTTTCTTTTAATTTATTTGCTAAGTCTTCATCTATATTAACAACTTTAACATCTCTTTGAGTAGCTAAGTCAACAATTGCTGATGTAGGAACTCCTGCAACTAAGAAAGCAGCATCAATTTGCTTATCTCTTAAGCCAGTAGCAGCTTCAGCAAAAGATAGGTATTGAGGTTTATAATCTTTCTCTCCTATTCCAGCTGCCTCTAATATTTGTACAGCATTACAATAAACTCCACTTCCAATAGCTCCAATAGCAACTTTTTTACCTCTTAAATCTTCTATTGAATTGATACTATCATCAGTTGTGATACATTGGATAGGCTCACTATATAAAGTAGCCATTCCTCTTATATTTTCTATTTTCTTTTCAAATAATTCTACTCCATTTTCAGCATAAGATGCAACGTCATTTTGAATAATAGCAACATCTATATCTCCCTTTTCCAACATATTTACGTTGGCAACAGAAGCTCCAGTAGATTCAGCAGTAGCATTTACTCCTTTTATATTAGAGTTCCAAATTTCAGCAAAAGCTCCTCCTAAAGGATAATAAGTTCCAGCTGTTCCCCCAGTACCTATGTTGATATAAGTAGTTTGTTCTCCACCACAAGCTCCTAATCCTACAACCATTGCTAATAAAGCTAATACTTTTTTCATAACAAATCCCTCCTAATTTAATTTTGATTTTTTACTTTGATAAATATAAACTACTACAATAATTACAATTCCTATGATGTCAGTTAAGAAACCTGGCTCTAATGTTAAAACTCCAGCAATTATTAGGAAAATTCTTTCAAGCATATTCATATTAGTTTTAAAATATCCTGTCAATCCTACAGATACACAAGTTATACCAATAATAGCTGTAATAATTTTTGGAATAACAGTTATTCCTGGATTAATCATAATTAACTCTGGACTTAAAACAAACATATATGGTATTAAGAAAGCTCCAATAGCTAATCTAGTTGCTTGTAATCCTGTCTTCATAGGTTCTGACTTAGCAACTCCAGCAGCAGCAACAGCAGCAAGACATACAGGTGGAGTGACATCAGCTATGATACCAAAATAGAAAACAAATAGATGAGCAGCTAACACTGGAACTATTGGTATCCCAGTAGCATCATGAATAAGTAATATAGCTGGGGCAGCAATAGTAGAAGTTATGACATAGTTAGCTGTAGTAGGAACTCCTATACCTAAAATTAATGAAGTAATCATAGTAAATAATAGAGTCAACATCAAATTTCCATTAGCTACTCCAACTAAGATAGAACCAACTTTTAATCCTAACCCTGTTTTAGTAACAACACCTGTAATAATTCCAGCACAAGCACAAGCAGCAATAACAGTTAGAGCACTTTTAGCTCCTTGTACCATTCCCTCTAATATATCTCTAAATGATAATCTAGTCTCTTTTTTAATAGCTGCACAAAGTATAGTAGAAGCAACAGCTCCAAGAGCAGCATAGATAGGAGACCAACCACTACTTAATAATCCGATTACTGCAAAGATTGGTATGATTAATTGACCTCTGGCTTTCATAACTTTAGAAAATTTTGGAATATCTTCTTTAGGTAATCCTTTTAATCCTAATTTTTTAGCTTCAAAATGAACTCCAATAAATACTCCTAAATAGTATAAAACAGCTGGAATAGCAGCAGCTAATATAACTTTAGAATAAGGTGTTCCTGTAATTTCAGCAAGTAGGAAAGCAGCGGCTCCCATTATAGGTGGCATAAGTTGTCCACCAGTAGATGCAGTAGCTTCAACAGCTCCAGCAAACTCTCCTTCATAACCTAATCTTTTCATCATAGGAATTGTAAAGCTTCCTGTTCCAACAACATTGGCAACAGAACTTCCAGAAAGAGTACCCATACAAGCACTTGAGATAACTGCTACCTTAGCTGGTCCACCTGGAGAACTTCCAGATATAGAGTTAGCTAAATCTATAAAAAATTCTCCCATTCCAGTTTTTTCAAGATAAGCTCCAAACAGTAAAAACATAAATATAAATGTAGAAGAAACTTGAATAGGTAATCCCATTATTCCCTCTGTAGTATAGAAAAGGTGTTGAACTAGCCCAGAAAGATTTACACCTCTATGTCCTAAAGCCCCAGGAATACTTCTTCCAACTAAAGCGTATATGATGAAAGCAATAGATATAATAACCATAGGTAAACCTATAACTCTTCTAGCAGCTTCTAAAACTAAAAGAATTGCAATTCCACCGACTACCATATCAACTCCATTTATAAGACCTTGTCTCATTACAATATCTTTAAAGAAAATGACCACATATAAGCAACAAGCTCCAGCTAGTAATCCAAGTATACAATCTAATGGATGAAGACTATATTTATCCATCTTTGAGCTAGTAGGATAGAGAAAAAATACTGCTGTCAATCCAAAAGCTAAGTGAATAGAACGAGCAATTTGAGCATCAATCCCCCCTCTTATAGAGTAATATAGTTGGAATACAGTAAAGCAAAATAGTAATATCCAGATTACTTTTCCTTGAAATCCAGACAGCACTCTAAATCTAGAACCTTTGTCATATTTTGCTAGTAATTCATCAACATTGTTGATGTTGTCCTTTGTAGTATCAGTTTTGTTCATAACTCTCCCCCTTTTGAATTTTATATATTTATTTAATAGTTATTGATATTTTTGTAGGTTTATTTCCAAGTATATCATCAGATAAACTATATTTTTTACCATTTACTCTTAAGTAATGTTTTGCAATAGGAGATATAACCATATTGATATTTTTAAAACTTCTATCTGTTTTTAATATCATCTTTCCATCTTTTATCTCTAAGCTTCCCTCTTCAGGAAGAAAAGGTAATCCAACTCCATAAGAGCTGTACTCTGTTTTTATTAATCTCATCTTATCATCATCTACCACAAAAAATTCTTCAGCCTCTGTTTTCATTACAGAATGAGTATAACCTAAGGAAAAAGTGTTGTCTTCTAACTTATAGGTATATACTTTTTTATTAGTTAAATCATTTATTTCAAGGAGATATGCAGTTTTAAGATGAGAGAGTAGAAATAGTATGATAATTAGAAAGAAAAAAGAGATAAAAATAAGTTTTTTTCTTTTTATTAACAAAATAAATCACTCCATTAAATTTAATATATTTTGTATATCTTCTTTCGATGTTTGAATAATACCACTTTTATACTAACATGTCAATAGATTTTTAAAAAAAATTTTTATAAATTTTTAAAATGTATTTTTTTATCAAAATAGTAAGTTTAGAATTTTTATATCAGTTTTATAACAAATTATTTCGAAAGTGAGAATTTGAAAAGAGGTTAAAAATGTGATAGAATATCTAAAAAATAAAGAGATAATTATTTAATTAATAGTTTGATATATTAATAAAAGATAAAAAATAGCTATAGCTGAATAGGAGATAAATAAAGAAAGAGTAGATGAGGATAACCTTATCTACTCTTTTATTTTACAAATATAATAATATATCTCTACTACAATAAAGTACAGAGTATTTATTCAAAGAAGTGAGAATATTTTTTCTAGTAGTTATAGGAAGTATATTAGAGAAAATATTTTTCTTAGAAATTAACTCTTCTTCCATAAAAATAATATTCTCAGGAATAGTATAACTATCTACTACCTTGTTAAATCCCTCTAGTTCAATATTTTCAGAGGAGAAAATAAGAGATTTTTTATTTTTTAATATTGAAAAGTCAATTTTTTTATCAACTATATAGAAAGAGTATCCCTCTTGAAAATCATCAGCTATATCCACACAGCTTAAAGTTTTTTTATAAGGAACTTCATCAGTTATAAGGAGAATCTTTTCTCCTAAACTCTTATAATACAAACCAATAGTTTGTATAACTGTATTGACTCCTCTACCTTTTTCTACAACAGCTAGAGTATTTTTTTTCTCTTTGAATACAGAGGCAAGAATATTTTTTTGTATAGAGTTATAGTTAAAATCTCCAAGCAGGAAATTTTTTATATCTCTAAAGAGTTCTCCCTGTTTTAGAGAGTAGGATACAAATTCATAATCTCTATCTATTATAAGATGTACATTGTAATTTTCCTCTTTAAGAATGATATCTTTAATACTAACTTTAAAATTATATCCATAGTTTTTTCTCATCTCCAGTAGAAGATAAGCAGTTTGATTATCGAGTGTAGTCAGATAGTTTCTATTGAGAGTAACATCTACTTCATAGTCATGATAGACTAATTTTAAATCAGAGTTTTCTAATTTTTTTCTAGTATATATTACTGTTTCAATAGGAAAAACTGTATTGTATAGAGAGTTATATCTTTCATAGATATTTTCCTCTTTTCTAGGAAGTTGCATATCTTCCACATACATTTTATACATATATTTATCTTTGAAGGTTTCTAGTTTTAATTTAAAAGCTATATCAGCATGGGAGATTGAAGCCATCTCATTAAAAACATCATCACTACTAAACCAAACACAATTTCTTATCTCAAGATTATCCTTTCTCACATTAAACATAGTATGGTTTTTCTCTTTACCAATAGGACGGACTCCAGATATTTCACAATTATTTAGAGCAAAAAGTGGAGAGGGGTTACCAAATCCAAAAGGTTCTAAAAGAGAAATTTTATCTATAAAGTCATAGGAGATTTTATAGGCTGGTATAGTTATATCTAATTTTACAGGTTTTATTAAGGATGACTCTGGAATATTTTCTTTAGCATACTCATTTATTCTTTTAGAAAATTCATTTATATTTTCTATTTTGATTGAAAATCCAGCTGCTCCAGCATGTCCACCATATTTCACAAAAAGTTCTTTCATAGTATTGAGAGCTTCTATCATATTAAATCCCTCTATACTTCTACATGAGGCAGTGGCTATTCTCTCATCTGGTTTTATTTCCATAATGATAGTAGGCTTATAGTATCTATCTAAAATTTTAGAGGCAACTATTCCAATTACTCCATGGTGAAATCCTTCCTCTGCTACTACTAAAACACTATCTTCAAAAAGTTTTTCATTTTCGATTTTAAAAAGAGCTCTTTCTAAAATCATCTCCTGTATCTCTTTTCTTTCAGTATTATTATTTAGAAGCTCATTGATTATCTCACTACATACTCTATGGTCTTTTTCTATAAATAGTTCTACAGCTCTTTTAGCATCTTCTAATCTTCCAGCAGCATTAAATATTGGAGCTATAATAAACCCAATATCATAGGTATTAAATTTTTTTGTCTTATAATCTTCAAATATTTTTTTTATAAGCATGCTTATTCCAAGCCAATGACTTTTATTAAGTTGCTCCATTCCAAATTTTGTAAATATTCTATTCTCTTCTAAAAGAGGTACTATATCAGCTACTGTACCTATTGCAACAATATCTAAATATTTATATAGCTCCTCTTTTTTTTCTAGTTTATCAAAGAGAGCATAGATAAGCATAAAAGCTGTTCCTACTCCAGCCATATATTTAAAAGGAAACTGATTGTCCTCTCTTTTGGGATTGATTACAGCATAAGCTGGGGGATTACCATTATTAATCTCGTGGTGATCAGTAACTATGATCTCCAGTCCTAAAGAGTTGGCATACTCTATCTCAGGATGAGCAGAGATACCACAGTCTACAGTGATAATTACCTTTCCCCCTTGAGATTTTATATAGTCCATAGCTTCTTTATTGAGTCCATACCCTTCATCTCTTAGAGGAATATAGTATCTAGGGGTAATTCCTATCTCTGATAGAGCAAGATAACACAAAGAGGTAGAGGTAATTCCATCTACGTCGTAATCTCCATATATCCATACCTCTTCTTTATTTTCTTTAGCTTGTAATATCCTTTCTACTGCTCTATCCACATCTTTTAATAGAAGTGGGGAGTGTATATTATCTAAAGAGGTATTTATAAATTTATATATTTTCTCTTCATCTCTAATATCTCTATTGTATAGCAGATTTAAAATATCTCTATCAATGTTGAGATTAGTATTTTGAGAGAAACTATTTTCTTTATATATCCATCTAGTATTTCTCATTGTTTCTCCTTTTAAAAATCATAAAGTCTTGAATAAAAGATATATGTCATAAACATATTTTGTAAGAAAAATCTCTCTTCAGGAATAGTAATTGAAGTAAAATTAATATCATTAGTATGACCAAAATATATTAAATCTAAGTACTCTTCTCCATAAACATATGCTAAAAGAGTTTTTATCTTATTTCCTTTGTATTTATCTAAAAGAGTTTTTAAAATCTTAGTTCCCTCTTCAATATTTGTATTTACATCAAAAAGCTCAAAGAAACGAAGAGAGCTATCATCTTTATATGGAATATTCATAATACCAAATTTTGAATCATCAGATATATAGTAGGGATTGAATCCTGTAATAGTATGAATAATTGTATAGATTAACTCTTGAGGTACATCATATTTTTTAGAATACTCACTT
Above is a window of Fusobacterium mortiferum ATCC 9817 DNA encoding:
- a CDS encoding TAXI family TRAP transporter solute-binding subunit, which codes for MKKVLALLAMVVGLGACGGEQTTYINIGTGGTAGTYYPLGGAFAEIWNSNIKGVNATAESTGASVANVNMLEKGDIDVAIIQNDVASYAENGVELFEKKIENIRGMATLYSEPIQCITTDDSINSIEDLRGKKVAIGAIGSGVYCNAVQILEAAGIGEKDYKPQYLSFAEAATGLRDKQIDAAFLVAGVPTSAIVDLATQRDVKVVNIDEDLANKLKEKYSYYTDYKIKGGTYSTQKEDAQTLTVQSMLVVSSKLSEDMVYNMLKSMYANSDRIKAAHKVGEFIKDDTGLEGMSIKLHPGAEKYFSEKGIK
- a CDS encoding uridine kinase family protein, yielding MVKIKTKKYSTTLKLILLKAVNDLFPNRKVIIDNSLNNGVYGYIEKFSLTEEDVEKISNKMKEIIEKNYPIELISNNNEELKARSSEIEREDVRKLLDNSGWTSIMEYAIDGYHDYVYERPYKFTGDVDLFELTKYNNGFILKYPLTEEKVLPPKIDTPKLAKVFDDAGRWNQILGVDTLGSLNEKVLHKEIGELIRVNEALHHKEIAKIAEQISKNDKIKLVTIAGPSSSGKTTFSKRLYIHLRANGINPIVISLDNYYIGRANVPLDENGQKDFETIEALDLKLLNQNLKELIDGKEVEIPEYNFITGEREKVGNMMKVPEKNGIIIIEGIHGLNERLTSEIPRENKFKIYISCLTQLNIDKHNRISTSDVREIRRLVRDSLSREEKGEGTLAMWASVRRGEEKHIFPYQEEADALFNSNLVYELGILKSYALRELIKISPNSPYYDEAKRIMRFLYCFVDIKADLVPDDSILKEFIGGSIFYKY
- the recJ gene encoding single-stranded-DNA-specific exonuclease RecJ encodes the protein MRNTRWIYKENSFSQNTNLNIDRDILNLLYNRDIRDEEKIYKFINTSLDNIHSPLLLKDVDRAVERILQAKENKEEVWIYGDYDVDGITSTSLCYLALSEIGITPRYYIPLRDEGYGLNKEAMDYIKSQGGKVIITVDCGISAHPEIEYANSLGLEIIVTDHHEINNGNPPAYAVINPKREDNQFPFKYMAGVGTAFMLIYALFDKLEKKEELYKYLDIVAIGTVADIVPLLEENRIFTKFGMEQLNKSHWLGISMLIKKIFEDYKTKKFNTYDIGFIIAPIFNAAGRLEDAKRAVELFIEKDHRVCSEIINELLNNNTERKEIQEMILERALFKIENEKLFEDSVLVVAEEGFHHGVIGIVASKILDRYYKPTIIMEIKPDERIATASCRSIEGFNMIEALNTMKELFVKYGGHAGAAGFSIKIENINEFSKRINEYAKENIPESSLIKPVKLDITIPAYKISYDFIDKISLLEPFGFGNPSPLFALNNCEISGVRPIGKEKNHTMFNVRKDNLEIRNCVWFSSDDVFNEMASISHADIAFKLKLETFKDKYMYKMYVEDMQLPRKEENIYERYNSLYNTVFPIETVIYTRKKLENSDLKLVYHDYEVDVTLNRNYLTTLDNQTAYLLLEMRKNYGYNFKVSIKDIILKEENYNVHLIIDRDYEFVSYSLKQGELFRDIKNFLLGDFNYNSIQKNILASVFKEKKNTLAVVEKGRGVNTVIQTIGLYYKSLGEKILLITDEVPYKKTLSCVDIADDFQEGYSFYIVDKKIDFSILKNKKSLIFSSENIELEGFNKVVDSYTIPENIIFMEEELISKKNIFSNILPITTRKNILTSLNKYSVLYCSRDILLYL
- a CDS encoding DUF1850 domain-containing protein — translated: MLIKRKKLIFISFFFLIIILFLLSHLKTAYLLEINDLTNKKVYTYKLEDNTFSLGYTHSVMKTEAEEFFVVDDDKMRLIKTEYSSYGVGLPFLPEEGSLEIKDGKMILKTDRSFKNINMVISPIAKHYLRVNGKKYSLSDDILGNKPTKISITIK
- a CDS encoding TRAP transporter permease, whose amino-acid sequence is MNKTDTTKDNINNVDELLAKYDKGSRFRVLSGFQGKVIWILLFCFTVFQLYYSIRGGIDAQIARSIHLAFGLTAVFFLYPTSSKMDKYSLHPLDCILGLLAGACCLYVVIFFKDIVMRQGLINGVDMVVGGIAILLVLEAARRVIGLPMVIISIAFIIYALVGRSIPGALGHRGVNLSGLVQHLFYTTEGIMGLPIQVSSTFIFMFLLFGAYLEKTGMGEFFIDLANSISGSSPGGPAKVAVISSACMGTLSGSSVANVVGTGSFTIPMMKRLGYEGEFAGAVEATASTGGQLMPPIMGAAAFLLAEITGTPYSKVILAAAIPAVLYYLGVFIGVHFEAKKLGLKGLPKEDIPKFSKVMKARGQLIIPIFAVIGLLSSGWSPIYAALGAVASTILCAAIKKETRLSFRDILEGMVQGAKSALTVIAACACAGIITGVVTKTGLGLKVGSILVGVANGNLMLTLLFTMITSLILGIGVPTTANYVITSTIAAPAILLIHDATGIPIVPVLAAHLFVFYFGIIADVTPPVCLAAVAAAGVAKSEPMKTGLQATRLAIGAFLIPYMFVLSPELIMINPGITVIPKIITAIIGITCVSVGLTGYFKTNMNMLERIFLIIAGVLTLEPGFLTDIIGIVIIVVVYIYQSKKSKLN
- a CDS encoding CoA-disulfide reductase, which encodes MKIIIIGGVAAGMSAAAKASRIDKNAEIVIYEKTEIVSWGACGLPYYVGNFYEDPNNMIARPVEKFIEAGMNIKIKHEVIGIDIEKKEITIKNLVTGEIFKDNYDKLMVATGAHAIMPPIKNLSAKGVYTLKDYTDGIILKEEMMKEEIQDIIVVGAGYIGIEVVEAAKHLGKRSVRLIQLGERVLLESFDKEITDVMEEEIRAHEGVELHLEEAVQEIIEKDGKVVGIKTNKGEYKADLVVISTGVRPNTAFLKETGIEMLPNGALVIDEFGKTSIDSIYSAGDCATVYHRVRKENVYIPLATTANKIGRIVGENLAGKNTPFAGTLGSAAIKVLDVEAGRTGITENEAIKMGINYKTVFVKDKNQTNYYPGREDIFVKLIYNADTRVLLGAQIAGKKGAVLRVDSLATAIYSELTVDEIGMMDFCYAPPFARTWDVMNVAGNVAK